A window of the Streptomyces sp. Ag109_O5-10 genome harbors these coding sequences:
- a CDS encoding glutamate synthase subunit beta produces MADPKGFLNHGREVAKTRPVTERVKDWNEVYVPGSLLPIISKQASRCMDCGIPFCHNGCPLGNLIPEWNDFAYREDWTAASERLHATNNFPEFTGRLCPAPCESACVLGINQPAVTIKNVEVSIIDQAWEAGTVAPQAPERLSGKTVAVIGSGPAGLAAAQQLTRAGHTVAVYERADRIGGLLRYGIPEFKMEKRHINRRIEQMRAEGTRFRTGIEIGRDLKATDLKKRYDAVVIAAGATTARDLPVPGRELKGVYQAMEYLPLANKVQEGDYVVSPISAEGKHVVVIGGGDTGADCVGTAHRQGAASVTQLEIMPRPGEDRAPHQPWPTFPMLYKVTSAHEEGGERVYSVSTTHFEGDEDGNVQWLHLTEVEFVDGKLTPKPGTERKIPAQLVTLAMGFTGTDRVNGVVEQFGLELDERGNVARDADFQTNVPGVFVAGDAGRGQSLIVWAIAEGRSAAKGVDRFLTGASDLPAPIRPTDRSLMV; encoded by the coding sequence ATGGCTGACCCGAAGGGCTTCCTGAACCACGGCCGTGAGGTCGCCAAGACCCGTCCCGTCACCGAGCGCGTCAAGGACTGGAACGAGGTCTACGTCCCGGGTTCGCTGCTGCCGATCATCAGCAAGCAGGCCAGCCGGTGCATGGACTGCGGCATCCCGTTCTGCCACAACGGCTGTCCGCTCGGGAACCTGATCCCCGAGTGGAACGACTTCGCCTACCGCGAGGACTGGACCGCCGCGTCCGAGCGCCTGCACGCCACGAACAACTTCCCGGAGTTCACGGGCCGCCTGTGCCCGGCCCCCTGCGAGTCGGCGTGCGTGCTCGGCATCAACCAGCCGGCCGTCACCATCAAGAACGTCGAGGTCTCCATCATCGACCAGGCGTGGGAGGCCGGGACCGTCGCCCCGCAGGCCCCCGAGCGCCTGTCCGGCAAGACCGTCGCCGTCATCGGATCGGGCCCCGCGGGCCTGGCCGCCGCCCAGCAGCTGACCCGGGCCGGCCACACCGTCGCCGTCTACGAGCGCGCCGACCGCATCGGCGGCCTGCTCCGCTACGGCATCCCCGAGTTCAAGATGGAGAAGCGGCACATCAACCGCCGTATCGAGCAGATGCGCGCGGAGGGCACCCGCTTCCGTACCGGCATCGAGATCGGCCGCGACCTCAAGGCGACCGACCTGAAGAAGCGGTACGACGCGGTCGTCATCGCCGCCGGTGCCACGACCGCCCGTGACCTCCCGGTTCCCGGCCGCGAGCTCAAGGGCGTGTACCAGGCGATGGAGTACCTCCCCCTGGCCAACAAGGTCCAGGAGGGCGACTACGTGGTCTCGCCCATCTCGGCCGAGGGCAAGCACGTGGTCGTGATCGGCGGCGGCGACACCGGCGCGGACTGCGTGGGCACCGCCCACCGCCAGGGCGCGGCCTCCGTCACCCAGCTGGAGATCATGCCCCGGCCGGGCGAGGACCGGGCGCCGCACCAGCCGTGGCCGACCTTCCCGATGCTCTACAAGGTCACCTCGGCGCACGAGGAGGGCGGTGAGCGGGTCTACTCCGTCTCCACCACCCACTTCGAGGGCGACGAGGACGGCAACGTCCAGTGGCTGCACCTCACAGAGGTGGAGTTCGTCGACGGCAAGCTGACCCCGAAGCCGGGCACCGAGCGGAAGATCCCGGCCCAGCTGGTCACCCTGGCCATGGGCTTCACCGGCACCGACCGGGTGAACGGTGTGGTCGAGCAGTTCGGTCTCGAACTCGACGAGCGCGGCAACGTCGCCCGCGACGCCGACTTCCAGACCAACGTGCCGGGCGTCTTCGTCGCCGGTGACGCCGGCCGTGGCCAGTCCCTGATCGTCTGGGCCATCGCCGAGGGCCGCTCGGCCGCCAAGGGCGTCGACCGCTTCCTCACCGGCGCCAGCGACCTCCCGGCCCCGATCCGCCCGACGGACCGCTCGCTGATGGTCTGA
- a CDS encoding VWA domain-containing protein has translation MAAISVSKVERTAPALVGSYRSAGVSLAKHGLDGLRAAVYLVVDYSGSMKPYYADGSVQALADRVLGLSAHLDDDGVVPVVFFSTDIDAVTDIRLADHTGRIEKIAAGLGHMGKTSYHLAMDAVIDHYLDSGSTEPALVVFQTDGGPINKLAAERYLCKAARLPLFWQFVGFGDPHSRQFDFLRKLDELAVPGKRAVDNAGFFHAGSDPRKVPDDELYDRLVGEFPQWLAAARAAGIVGAGVGAG, from the coding sequence ATGGCCGCGATCAGTGTCAGCAAGGTGGAGCGGACCGCGCCCGCGCTGGTCGGCTCGTACAGGTCGGCCGGGGTCTCCCTCGCCAAGCACGGCCTCGACGGACTGCGGGCCGCCGTCTACCTGGTCGTCGACTACTCCGGCTCGATGAAGCCCTACTACGCGGACGGCAGTGTGCAGGCACTCGCGGACCGGGTCCTCGGCCTCTCCGCGCACCTGGACGACGACGGCGTCGTTCCCGTCGTCTTCTTCTCCACCGACATCGACGCGGTCACCGACATCAGGCTCGCCGACCACACGGGCCGGATCGAGAAGATCGCGGCCGGGCTCGGTCACATGGGCAAGACCAGCTACCACCTGGCCATGGACGCCGTGATCGACCACTACCTGGACAGCGGGTCCACGGAGCCCGCCCTGGTCGTCTTCCAGACCGACGGCGGCCCGATCAACAAGCTCGCCGCGGAACGCTACCTGTGCAAGGCGGCCAGGCTGCCGCTGTTCTGGCAGTTCGTCGGCTTCGGCGACCCGCACAGCAGACAGTTCGACTTCCTGCGCAAGCTCGACGAACTGGCGGTGCCGGGGAAGCGGGCGGTGGACAACGCGGGCTTCTTCCACGCCGGTTCGGACCCGCGGAAGGTGCCGGACGACGAGCTGTACGACCGTCTCGTCGGCGAGTTCCCGCAGTGGCTGGCGGCGGCGCGGGCGGCGGGCATCGTCGGGGCGGGCGTCGGGGCGGGCTGA
- a CDS encoding cytochrome bc complex cytochrome b subunit produces MDDAARTVNGQARVGSSADRAEPPGKGEKLADWADGRLGIYGLAKANMRKVFPDHWSFMLGEICLYSFLILILTGIYLTLFFEPSGAEVVYHGTYQPLNGIIMTKAYESTLHISFDVRGGLLIRQIHHWAALVFVAGMVVHMMRVFFTGAFRKPREVNWLFGWLLLFLAILTGLTGYSLPDDLLSGTGVRFADGAILSIPIVGSYISFFLFGGEFPGHDIISRFFPIHVLLLPGIMLGLVVAHLILVFYHKHTQYSGPGRDQKSVIGMPFLPVYMAKAGGFFFLVFGVLALIGGIATINPVWAFGPYRPDLVTTGAQPDWYLGFSEGLIRVMPGWEINAWGHTLELGVLIPFSLFPLFLLAIGVYPFVEAWVTGDKREHHILDRPRNVPVRTALGVAWLSEYFVLLIGGGNDIVATHLHLSINSITWFVRISVFVVPALAFVVTKRICLGLQRRDRDKVLHGRETGLIKLLPHGEYIEVHEPLSQDRLFVLTQHEQNPPYEIGPLEDGNGVRRKVTLAQRLRASMSKGMFGPDTHIPKPTREEYRELSNKEH; encoded by the coding sequence ATGGACGACGCGGCACGAACGGTGAACGGACAGGCACGGGTGGGAAGTTCCGCGGACCGGGCGGAGCCGCCCGGCAAGGGTGAGAAGCTCGCGGACTGGGCGGACGGCCGGCTCGGGATCTACGGCCTGGCCAAGGCGAACATGCGCAAGGTGTTCCCGGACCACTGGTCCTTCATGCTGGGCGAGATCTGCCTCTACAGCTTCCTCATCCTGATCCTCACGGGCATCTACCTCACCCTGTTCTTCGAGCCCAGCGGCGCCGAGGTCGTCTACCACGGCACCTACCAGCCGCTGAACGGCATCATCATGACCAAGGCGTACGAGTCGACGCTGCACATCAGCTTCGACGTGCGCGGCGGCCTGCTGATCCGGCAGATCCACCACTGGGCGGCGCTGGTCTTCGTGGCCGGCATGGTCGTCCACATGATGCGGGTGTTCTTCACCGGCGCCTTCCGCAAGCCGCGCGAGGTCAACTGGCTGTTCGGCTGGCTGCTGCTGTTCCTCGCCATCCTCACCGGCCTGACCGGCTACTCGCTCCCCGACGACCTGCTCTCCGGCACCGGCGTCCGGTTCGCCGACGGCGCGATCCTCTCGATCCCGATCGTCGGCTCGTACATCTCGTTCTTCCTGTTCGGCGGGGAGTTCCCGGGGCACGACATCATCTCGCGGTTCTTCCCGATCCACGTGCTGCTGCTGCCCGGGATCATGCTGGGACTGGTCGTCGCCCACCTGATCCTGGTCTTCTACCACAAGCACACCCAGTACTCGGGGCCCGGACGCGACCAGAAGAGCGTGATCGGCATGCCCTTCCTGCCGGTCTACATGGCCAAGGCGGGCGGCTTCTTCTTCCTCGTCTTCGGAGTCCTCGCGCTCATCGGCGGCATCGCCACCATCAACCCGGTGTGGGCCTTCGGCCCCTACCGCCCCGACCTGGTGACCACGGGCGCCCAGCCCGACTGGTACCTGGGCTTCTCCGAGGGCCTGATCCGCGTGATGCCCGGCTGGGAGATCAACGCCTGGGGCCACACCCTGGAACTGGGCGTCCTCATCCCCTTCTCGCTCTTCCCGCTCTTCCTCCTGGCCATCGGCGTCTACCCGTTCGTCGAGGCGTGGGTCACCGGCGACAAGCGTGAGCACCACATCCTCGACCGCCCGCGCAACGTCCCCGTCCGCACCGCCCTCGGCGTGGCCTGGCTCAGCGAGTACTTCGTGCTGCTGATCGGCGGCGGCAACGACATCGTCGCCACCCATCTGCACCTCTCCATCAACTCGATCACCTGGTTCGTCCGGATCTCCGTCTTCGTCGTCCCCGCCCTGGCCTTCGTCGTCACCAAACGCATCTGCCTGGGCCTGCAGCGCCGGGACCGCGACAAGGTCCTGCACGGCAGGGAGACCGGCCTCATCAAGCTGCTTCCGCACGGCGAGTACATCGAGGTCCACGAACCCCTCAGCCAGGACCGCCTGTTCGTCCTGACCCAGCACGAGCAGAACCCGCCGTACGAGATCGGTCCCCTGGAGGACGGGAACGGTGTACGACGCAAGGTCACGCTCGCCCAGCGGCTACGGGCGAGCATGTCGAAGGGCATGTTCGGCCCGGACACCCACATCCCGAAGCCGACGCGGGAGGAGTACCGGGAACTTTCGAACAAGGAGCACTGA
- a CDS encoding acyl-CoA dehydrogenase family protein yields the protein MRFLLDTGQRDFADALRALLTAADTPAVIRDWSRGEQASGRALWGRVGNAGVFGLAVPEEYGGAGRRAVELAVAFVELGRFAVPGPLAETVAAAVLLDDGEGLAKRFLPGIASGGTVATVAFEQHGYGFALDADAADVRLAAAPEGLLLSSGAGAVRRSLDPARRLAPLFPVGELLDAEPPWGEALTWARLATAAQALGVGLALLDRTVAYVKRRNQFGVPVGSFQAVRHRLADVKIALEFARPLVFGAAVTMTPSDVAAAKLSACAAAYAGARAALQLHGAIGYTAEYDLSLWLTKARALRGAWGAPEECRAVVLGRR from the coding sequence ATGCGCTTCCTCCTCGACACCGGGCAGCGGGACTTCGCCGACGCCCTACGGGCGCTGCTCACGGCCGCGGACACACCGGCGGTGATACGCGACTGGAGCCGCGGCGAGCAGGCGAGCGGACGGGCGTTGTGGGGCCGCGTCGGCAACGCCGGGGTGTTCGGGCTCGCTGTGCCGGAGGAGTACGGCGGGGCGGGGCGCCGGGCCGTCGAACTCGCCGTCGCCTTCGTCGAGCTGGGGCGGTTCGCGGTGCCGGGGCCGCTGGCGGAGACGGTGGCGGCGGCGGTCCTGCTCGACGACGGGGAAGGTCTCGCCAAGCGGTTCCTGCCGGGGATCGCGTCGGGCGGGACGGTGGCGACGGTGGCGTTCGAGCAGCACGGTTACGGGTTCGCCCTGGACGCGGACGCGGCGGACGTACGGCTCGCGGCAGCACCGGAGGGCCTGCTGTTGTCCTCCGGCGCCGGGGCGGTGCGCCGGTCCCTGGACCCCGCCCGACGGCTCGCCCCGCTGTTTCCGGTCGGGGAGCTGCTCGATGCGGAGCCGCCGTGGGGCGAGGCACTGACCTGGGCCCGGCTGGCCACGGCCGCGCAGGCGCTGGGGGTGGGGCTGGCCCTGCTCGACAGAACGGTGGCGTACGTCAAGCGGCGGAACCAGTTCGGTGTGCCCGTCGGGTCGTTCCAGGCGGTCCGGCATCGGCTGGCCGACGTGAAGATCGCGCTGGAGTTCGCGCGTCCGCTGGTGTTCGGGGCAGCGGTGACGATGACTCCGTCGGATGTGGCCGCTGCGAAGCTCAGTGCCTGTGCGGCGGCGTACGCCGGGGCGCGGGCCGCGCTGCAGCTGCATGGGGCGATCGGCTACACGGCGGAGTACGACCTGTCGTTGTGGCTGACCAAGGCACGTGCGCTGCGCGGCGCTTGGGGGGCTCCGGAGGAGTGTCGGGCGGTGGTTCTCGGTCGTCGGTAG
- a CDS encoding acyl-CoA dehydrogenase family protein: MDLTHSPADEEFRAEARAWLAEHVPDPPLPSLETAGGFAAHRAWEAELAADRWSVVSWPEEYGGRDAGLLRWLVFEEEYWAANAPGRVGQNGISLLAPTLFDHGTEEQRARVLPPMATGEVVWAQAWSEPEAGSDLAALTSRAVRTDDGWLLTGQKTWSSRAAFADRAFGLFRSEPHAPKPHQGLTYLMFDLRAPGVTVRPIGRLDGKPAFAELFLDEVFVPDEDVIGEPGQGWRIAMSAAGNERGLTLRSPGRFLAAADRLRDLWRARGEPESAAARVAAAVAGARAYQLFTYAAAARFLDGESLGPESSLNKVFWSELDLALHETALDLLGAEGELAGTPWSEGYVFSLAGPVYAGTNEIQRDIVAERLLGLPKGRR, encoded by the coding sequence GTGGACCTGACCCACAGCCCGGCGGACGAGGAGTTCCGCGCCGAGGCCCGCGCCTGGCTGGCGGAGCACGTGCCCGACCCGCCGCTCCCCTCCCTGGAGACCGCCGGGGGCTTCGCCGCGCACCGCGCCTGGGAGGCCGAACTGGCCGCGGACCGCTGGTCGGTGGTGTCCTGGCCCGAGGAGTACGGCGGCCGGGACGCGGGGCTGCTGCGATGGCTGGTCTTCGAGGAGGAGTACTGGGCGGCGAACGCGCCGGGCCGGGTCGGCCAGAACGGCATCAGCCTGCTCGCGCCGACCCTCTTCGACCACGGCACCGAGGAGCAGCGCGCGCGGGTGCTGCCGCCGATGGCCACCGGGGAGGTGGTCTGGGCGCAGGCCTGGTCCGAGCCCGAGGCGGGTTCCGACCTGGCCGCCCTCACCTCCAGGGCCGTGCGCACGGACGACGGCTGGCTGCTCACCGGCCAGAAGACGTGGTCGTCGAGGGCGGCCTTCGCCGACCGCGCGTTCGGGCTCTTCCGCAGCGAGCCGCATGCACCCAAGCCGCATCAGGGGCTCACCTACCTGATGTTCGACCTGCGCGCGCCCGGGGTGACCGTGCGCCCGATCGGCCGTCTCGACGGGAAGCCGGCGTTCGCGGAGCTGTTCCTGGACGAGGTGTTCGTGCCCGACGAGGACGTGATCGGCGAGCCCGGCCAGGGCTGGCGGATCGCGATGTCGGCGGCGGGGAACGAGCGGGGGCTGACGCTGCGGTCTCCGGGGCGCTTCCTGGCCGCCGCCGACCGGTTGCGGGACCTCTGGCGGGCGCGGGGCGAACCGGAGTCGGCCGCGGCCCGGGTGGCCGCCGCCGTCGCCGGCGCCCGCGCGTACCAGCTGTTCACCTACGCGGCCGCCGCCCGCTTCCTGGACGGCGAGTCGCTCGGCCCCGAGTCCAGCCTGAACAAGGTGTTCTGGTCGGAGCTGGACCTGGCACTGCACGAGACGGCGCTCGACCTGCTGGGCGCGGAGGGCGAACTGGCCGGCACACCCTGGTCGGAGGGCTATGTCTTCTCCCTGGCCGGTCCGGTCTACGCGGGCACCAACGAGATCCAGCGCGACATCGTCGCCGAGCGGCTGCTCGGCCTGCCGAAGGGACGCCGCTGA
- a CDS encoding SDR family oxidoreductase, which yields MTGVESPEYVPGHGLLEGRSAVVTAAAGAGIGGATARRFLEEGARVLISDAHPRRLKEYAAELAGEHPGAVTAVPCDVTDEAQVQGLFDTAVREHGRLDIVVNNAGLGGTSALADMTDDQWTRVLDVTLNGTFRCSRAALRHFRESGRGGVIVNNSSVVGWRAQAGQAHYAAAKAGVMALTRCAAIEAAGYGVRVNAVAPSLAMHPHLVKVTSAELLEELTAREAFGRYAEPWEVANAIVFLASGYSSYLTGEVVSVSSQHP from the coding sequence ATGACAGGCGTCGAGAGTCCGGAGTACGTGCCCGGGCACGGGCTGCTCGAGGGGCGCAGCGCCGTCGTCACCGCCGCGGCCGGGGCGGGGATCGGCGGGGCGACCGCGCGCCGCTTCCTGGAGGAGGGCGCCCGCGTGCTGATCAGCGACGCGCACCCGCGGCGCCTGAAGGAGTACGCGGCCGAGCTGGCCGGCGAGCACCCGGGCGCCGTGACCGCGGTCCCGTGCGACGTGACCGACGAGGCCCAGGTCCAGGGACTCTTCGACACCGCCGTGCGGGAGCACGGACGGCTGGACATCGTGGTCAACAACGCGGGTCTCGGCGGCACTTCGGCCCTCGCCGACATGACGGACGACCAGTGGACGCGGGTCCTGGACGTCACCCTCAACGGCACCTTCCGGTGCTCGCGCGCCGCCCTGCGGCACTTCCGCGAGAGCGGGCGGGGCGGGGTGATCGTCAACAACTCCTCCGTCGTCGGCTGGCGCGCCCAGGCCGGCCAGGCCCACTACGCCGCCGCCAAGGCCGGCGTGATGGCGCTGACCCGGTGCGCGGCGATCGAGGCCGCCGGATACGGCGTGCGGGTCAACGCGGTGGCGCCGAGCCTCGCCATGCATCCGCACCTGGTGAAGGTGACCTCGGCTGAACTGCTGGAGGAGCTCACCGCCCGCGAGGCCTTCGGGCGGTACGCCGAACCGTGGGAGGTGGCCAACGCGATCGTCTTCCTGGCGTCCGGCTACTCCTCGTACCTCACCGGAGAGGTCGTCTCCGTCAGCAGCCAGCACCCGTAG
- a CDS encoding TetR/AcrR family transcriptional regulator: MPTKKKPQVTAAPARRRELLATAAEVFAEQGYNATTVRKIADHAGMLAGSLYYHFDSKESMLEEILRTFLDELWDGYDTVLGAELGPRETLEALVTESFREIDRHRAAVAIYQKESKQLVAQERFGFLAESQRRFEKAWLSTLERGVAARVFRADLDVRLTYRFVRDTVWVAASWYRPGGQHSPEEIARQYLSMVLDGIAVRE; encoded by the coding sequence GTGCCGACCAAGAAGAAGCCCCAGGTGACCGCCGCGCCCGCCCGGCGCCGCGAACTCCTCGCGACCGCCGCCGAGGTCTTCGCCGAGCAGGGCTACAACGCCACCACCGTGCGCAAGATCGCGGACCACGCGGGCATGCTCGCCGGCAGCCTCTACTACCACTTCGACTCCAAGGAGTCGATGCTGGAGGAGATCCTGCGGACCTTTCTCGACGAGCTCTGGGACGGCTACGACACCGTCCTTGGTGCCGAACTCGGTCCCCGCGAGACCCTCGAAGCCCTGGTCACCGAGTCCTTCCGGGAGATCGACCGGCACCGCGCCGCCGTCGCCATCTACCAGAAGGAGAGCAAGCAGCTGGTCGCGCAGGAGCGGTTCGGCTTCCTCGCCGAGTCGCAGCGCAGGTTCGAGAAGGCATGGCTGTCGACGCTGGAGCGCGGGGTCGCCGCACGCGTCTTCCGCGCCGACCTGGACGTCCGCCTCACCTACCGGTTCGTGCGCGACACCGTGTGGGTCGCCGCCTCCTGGTACCGGCCCGGCGGACAGCACAGCCCGGAGGAGATCGCCCGCCAGTACCTGTCGATGGTGCTGGACGGGATCGCCGTCCGTGAGTAG
- a CDS encoding acetyl-CoA C-acetyltransferase, with protein MAEAYIVEAVRTPVGRRKGGLSGVHPADLGARVLSALVARSGVDPAAVEDVVFGCLDAVGPQAGDIARTCWLAAGLPEEVPGVTVDRQCGSSQQAVHFAAQAVLSGTQDLVVAGGVQNMSQIPIAFASRQAAEPLGLTEGPFLGSEGWRARYGRQPVNQFAGAEMIAAKWGISRRDQEEFALNSHRRALRAIDEGRFEREIVPYGPVAVDEGPRRDTSLEKMAALKPVVDGGTITAACSSQVSDGAAALLLASERAVREHGLRPRARVHHLSVRGEDPIRMLSAPIPATAQALKKTGLTIDAIDLVEINEAFAPVVLAWLKETGADPAKVNVNGGAIALGHPLGATGVKLMTTLLHELERTGGRYGLQTMCEGGGQANVTIIERL; from the coding sequence ATGGCCGAGGCCTACATCGTCGAAGCGGTGCGCACGCCGGTCGGGCGGCGCAAGGGCGGACTGAGCGGGGTGCACCCGGCCGATCTGGGCGCCCGTGTGCTGAGTGCCCTGGTCGCGCGGTCAGGCGTGGACCCGGCCGCCGTCGAGGACGTCGTCTTCGGCTGCCTCGACGCGGTGGGGCCGCAGGCCGGAGACATCGCCCGGACCTGCTGGCTGGCGGCCGGGCTGCCCGAGGAGGTGCCGGGCGTCACCGTCGACCGCCAGTGCGGCTCCTCCCAGCAGGCCGTGCACTTCGCCGCCCAGGCCGTCCTCTCCGGCACCCAGGACCTGGTGGTCGCCGGCGGCGTCCAGAACATGTCCCAGATCCCCATCGCCTTCGCCTCCCGCCAGGCCGCCGAGCCGCTCGGCCTCACCGAGGGCCCCTTCCTCGGCAGCGAGGGCTGGCGGGCCCGGTACGGCAGGCAGCCCGTCAACCAGTTCGCCGGCGCCGAGATGATCGCCGCTAAGTGGGGCATCAGCCGCCGGGACCAGGAGGAGTTCGCCCTGAACTCCCACCGCAGGGCACTGCGCGCCATCGACGAGGGCCGCTTCGAGCGGGAGATCGTGCCCTACGGCCCGGTCGCCGTGGACGAAGGGCCGCGCCGCGACACCTCCCTCGAGAAGATGGCCGCCCTGAAGCCGGTCGTCGACGGCGGCACCATCACCGCCGCCTGCTCCTCCCAGGTCTCCGACGGCGCCGCCGCCCTGCTCCTCGCCTCCGAACGCGCCGTCCGCGAACACGGGTTACGCCCCCGGGCCCGCGTCCACCACCTCTCCGTCCGCGGCGAGGACCCCATCCGGATGCTCTCCGCGCCGATCCCGGCCACCGCCCAGGCCCTGAAGAAGACCGGGCTCACCATCGACGCGATCGACCTCGTCGAGATCAACGAGGCCTTCGCCCCGGTCGTCCTCGCCTGGCTCAAGGAGACCGGCGCCGACCCCGCCAAGGTCAACGTCAACGGCGGCGCGATAGCTCTCGGCCACCCCCTCGGCGCCACCGGAGTCAAGCTGATGACGACCCTCCTGCACGAACTGGAACGCACCGGCGGCCGCTACGGCCTCCAGACCATGTGCGAAGGCGGGGGACAGGCCAACGTGACGATCATCGAGCGGTTGTAG
- a CDS encoding nitronate monooxygenase family protein, whose protein sequence is METALTRLAGVRHPIVQTGMGWVAGPRLVSATAAAGALGILASATMTLDQLRAAIAEVRCRTDAPFGVNLRADAADAGDRVRLIIDGGVRVASFALAPSPELIAELKEAGVVVIPSVGARRHAEKVAAWGADAVIVQGGEGGGHTGEVATSVLLPQVVDAVRIPVVAAGGFFDGRGLVAALAYGAAGVAMGTRFLLTSDSAVPDTVKARYLAATVRDVTVTRAVDGLPHRMLRTDLVAALESSGRARSLLRAVRRAAGFRKLSGLTWRQMVRDGLALRHGKQLSWSQVLLAANTPMLLRSAMVDGRTDLGVMASGQVAGVIDDLPSCAELVARIMKEAEETRDRLTALT, encoded by the coding sequence ATGGAGACGGCACTGACCCGGCTGGCCGGGGTCCGGCATCCGATCGTGCAGACCGGGATGGGCTGGGTGGCCGGCCCCCGCCTGGTCTCGGCGACGGCCGCCGCGGGGGCCCTCGGCATCCTGGCCTCCGCCACGATGACCCTCGACCAGCTGCGGGCGGCGATCGCCGAGGTGCGGTGCCGTACGGACGCCCCGTTCGGGGTGAACCTGCGGGCGGACGCGGCCGACGCCGGCGACCGGGTCCGGCTGATCATCGACGGGGGTGTGCGGGTGGCGTCCTTCGCGCTCGCCCCCTCCCCCGAGCTGATCGCCGAACTGAAGGAGGCGGGCGTGGTGGTGATCCCGTCCGTGGGGGCGCGGCGGCACGCCGAGAAGGTGGCGGCGTGGGGCGCGGACGCGGTGATCGTGCAGGGCGGCGAGGGCGGCGGGCACACCGGCGAGGTGGCGACGAGCGTGCTGCTGCCGCAGGTGGTGGACGCGGTGCGGATACCGGTGGTGGCCGCGGGCGGGTTCTTCGACGGCCGGGGGCTGGTGGCGGCGCTGGCGTACGGGGCGGCGGGGGTCGCGATGGGCACCCGGTTCCTGCTCACCTCGGACTCGGCGGTGCCGGACACGGTGAAGGCGCGGTATCTGGCGGCGACGGTCAGGGACGTCACGGTGACCAGAGCGGTGGACGGGCTGCCGCACCGGATGCTGCGGACCGATCTGGTGGCCGCGCTGGAGAGCTCGGGCCGGGCCCGGAGTCTGCTGCGCGCGGTACGGCGGGCGGCGGGGTTCCGGAAGCTGTCCGGGCTCACCTGGCGGCAGATGGTGCGGGACGGCCTGGCCCTGCGGCACGGCAAGCAGCTGTCCTGGAGTCAGGTGCTGCTGGCCGCGAACACGCCGATGCTGCTCAGGTCGGCGATGGTGGACGGCCGTACGGATCTCGGCGTGATGGCGTCCGGGCAGGTCGCCGGGGTGATCGACGACCTGCCGTCGTGCGCGGAGCTGGTGGCACGGATCATGAAGGAGGCGGAGGAGACCCGGGACCGGCTCACGGCCCTCACGTGA
- a CDS encoding CoA-transferase subunit beta codes for MTEVTGAAGATNAPHTEVLRSEYCVIACAEAWRGSGEILASPMGLIPSLGARLARLTFAPDLLLTDGEALLVRPDGTPEGWLPYRQHLALVSGGRRHVMMGASQLDRYGNQNISCVGDWSRPRRQLLGVRGAPLNTLNNPTSYWVPKHSRRVFVAKVDMVCGVGYDRVAAHPGTERFHRIPRVVTDLGVLDFETPDHSMRLAALHPGVSVDQVRRATDFELAVPDEVPYTREPSAEELRLIREVLDPAGARTKEVAG; via the coding sequence ATGACAGAGGTGACAGGGGCGGCAGGGGCGACCAACGCGCCGCACACGGAGGTGCTGCGCTCCGAGTACTGCGTCATCGCCTGCGCCGAGGCCTGGCGCGGCTCCGGTGAGATCCTGGCGAGCCCGATGGGCCTGATCCCCTCACTGGGCGCCCGCCTGGCCCGGCTGACCTTCGCGCCGGACCTGCTGCTGACCGACGGCGAGGCCCTGCTGGTCCGCCCGGACGGGACGCCCGAGGGCTGGCTGCCCTACCGGCAGCATCTCGCGCTGGTCTCCGGCGGCCGCCGGCACGTGATGATGGGCGCGAGCCAGCTCGACCGGTACGGCAACCAGAACATCTCCTGCGTCGGCGACTGGTCCCGGCCCCGCCGCCAGCTGCTGGGGGTACGCGGTGCACCGCTCAACACCCTCAACAACCCGACGAGTTACTGGGTCCCGAAGCACTCCCGGCGGGTGTTCGTGGCGAAGGTCGACATGGTCTGCGGGGTGGGGTACGACCGGGTCGCCGCGCATCCGGGCACGGAGCGCTTCCACCGCATCCCGAGGGTCGTCACCGACCTGGGCGTCCTCGACTTCGAGACCCCGGACCACTCGATGCGGCTGGCCGCGCTGCATCCGGGGGTGAGCGTCGACCAGGTCCGGCGGGCCACGGACTTCGAGCTGGCCGTCCCGGACGAGGTGCCGTACACCCGGGAACCGAGCGCGGAGGAGCTGCGGCTGATCCGTGAGGTGCTGGATCCGGCGGGCGCGCGGACGAAGGAGGTCGCCGGCTGA